In the genome of Streptomyces racemochromogenes, one region contains:
- a CDS encoding conjugal transfer protein TraB has protein sequence MTEIALTSDQNNYRAVQRKLHIFTQAMDAASSELSVVVRRMYQHAKTVSATADQLGDADGDEKYVDLTNLVAQALTEAAVATARTRNAAMEAAEASKAARESHRNKYAALDDVRTTRTTKTPKPGFWAY, from the coding sequence ATGACCGAGATCGCACTCACCTCCGACCAGAACAACTACCGGGCCGTGCAGCGCAAGCTGCACATCTTCACCCAGGCCATGGACGCCGCCAGCAGCGAGCTGTCCGTGGTGGTGCGGCGGATGTACCAGCATGCCAAGACCGTCTCGGCGACCGCCGACCAGCTCGGTGACGCGGACGGCGACGAGAAGTACGTGGACCTCACCAACCTGGTCGCCCAGGCGCTCACGGAGGCGGCCGTGGCCACCGCCCGGACGCGGAACGCGGCCATGGAGGCCGCCGAGGCGTCCAAGGCCGCCCGGGAGTCCCACCGCAACAAGTACGCGGCCCTGGACGACGTCCGTACCACCCGCACGACGAAGACCCCCAAGCCCGGCTTCTGGGCGTACTAG
- a CDS encoding chromosome segregation protein ParM, producing the protein MSTAALGHAIARRVHLERAVYGAAALGLTVAPNAAPWGTANLAMLATAALPAGVAAVRAWKKAENPDAGLLTTLMRALPCASAAAVDITALCTTGWATDAALAGGWAISMAVLAPFSRTGNLRLAHEALRQLEAPAPEHQADPADEFTRQIAAMWERAGSPGETELRRIEHHPGSSIDFSALLKAPDGKAVPRLDERTIGAAFGVPPETVTFIAAVHGADGTPWGPGWGEIIVTPDAHRRATAAGPSDADWWAKNIARPGKAIPGAFFDYKTRDAERGVTHWVAQMEDETEAPRPDLAKLCTALGADPDELRVFAHVEGHRVHVMVCDEPPLVAVRHATRADVTPDPQGFWRLGVAYDGSYVRGRVHRPEGIALGLTAGASGSGKSQLIVLNVAAAANAGMINWVATEAPDGKIALLAPHVDRHGVGPLFMYRMLRAAVALMDIRGAMPRADGTVRDWKPNDPGCPYSALTVEADEYLAATKDEKYGERITILGELLSVKGRKYAMAFKPAGQDMKVEDGFTSTMRNQLKANSRPVILNMGDAAATRRAFDGLVASEWIPDPLPGEYGGTRLTIEQRIAGEEAPEDASGIGGVGWIVIKGRPILMRALYVDLSGHDAERNLAALFPDTVQHLTPYEIQKLDELGLLGDWNAPDLDDEDEGSDEDWDGDSGTRRRKPKAAKAGAKTGTQRKVPTAADRVASFLDMLPDADRQMVIDAVTGDGVTAEAAAAAYAAHTHT; encoded by the coding sequence ATGTCGACCGCCGCTCTCGGGCACGCCATCGCCCGCCGTGTCCACCTGGAGCGCGCCGTCTACGGAGCGGCCGCGCTCGGCCTGACCGTCGCCCCCAACGCGGCTCCCTGGGGCACGGCCAACCTCGCCATGCTCGCCACCGCCGCCCTGCCCGCCGGCGTCGCCGCGGTCCGCGCCTGGAAGAAGGCCGAGAATCCGGACGCCGGTCTGCTGACCACGCTCATGCGGGCCCTCCCCTGCGCCTCCGCCGCCGCGGTCGACATCACCGCCCTGTGCACCACCGGATGGGCCACCGACGCCGCCCTCGCAGGAGGGTGGGCGATCTCGATGGCCGTCCTCGCCCCGTTCTCCCGCACCGGGAACCTCCGCCTCGCCCACGAAGCCCTCCGCCAGCTCGAAGCCCCCGCGCCCGAGCACCAGGCGGACCCCGCGGACGAGTTCACCCGGCAGATCGCCGCCATGTGGGAGCGGGCCGGAAGCCCCGGCGAGACCGAGCTGCGCCGCATCGAGCACCACCCCGGCAGCAGCATCGACTTCTCCGCGCTCCTGAAGGCCCCGGACGGCAAGGCGGTCCCGAGGCTGGACGAGCGGACGATCGGCGCCGCCTTCGGCGTCCCGCCCGAGACTGTCACCTTCATTGCCGCCGTCCACGGAGCCGACGGCACCCCCTGGGGCCCCGGCTGGGGCGAGATCATCGTCACCCCCGACGCACACCGCCGGGCGACCGCGGCCGGCCCCAGCGACGCCGACTGGTGGGCGAAGAACATCGCCCGCCCGGGCAAGGCGATCCCCGGCGCCTTCTTCGACTACAAGACGCGCGACGCCGAGCGCGGGGTGACCCACTGGGTCGCGCAGATGGAGGACGAGACCGAAGCCCCCCGCCCCGACCTCGCCAAGCTGTGCACCGCCTTGGGCGCCGACCCCGACGAGCTGAGGGTGTTCGCGCACGTCGAGGGGCACCGGGTCCACGTCATGGTCTGCGACGAGCCCCCGCTCGTCGCCGTCCGCCACGCCACCCGCGCCGACGTCACCCCCGACCCGCAGGGCTTCTGGCGCCTCGGCGTCGCCTACGACGGCTCCTACGTCCGCGGCCGCGTCCACCGCCCCGAAGGCATCGCGCTCGGGCTGACCGCCGGCGCCTCCGGCTCCGGCAAGTCCCAGCTGATCGTCCTCAACGTGGCCGCCGCCGCCAACGCGGGCATGATCAACTGGGTCGCCACCGAGGCCCCCGACGGCAAGATCGCCCTCCTTGCCCCGCACGTCGACCGCCACGGTGTAGGACCCCTGTTCATGTACCGGATGCTGCGGGCCGCCGTCGCCCTGATGGACATCCGCGGCGCCATGCCCCGCGCCGACGGCACCGTCCGCGACTGGAAGCCGAACGACCCCGGCTGCCCCTACAGCGCCCTCACCGTCGAAGCCGACGAGTACCTGGCCGCGACCAAGGACGAGAAGTACGGCGAGCGGATCACCATCCTCGGCGAACTTCTCAGCGTGAAAGGCCGCAAGTACGCGATGGCCTTCAAGCCCGCCGGCCAGGACATGAAGGTCGAGGACGGCTTCACCTCCACGATGCGCAACCAGCTCAAGGCCAACTCGCGGCCGGTCATCCTCAACATGGGCGACGCCGCCGCCACCCGCCGCGCCTTCGACGGCCTGGTCGCCTCCGAATGGATCCCCGACCCCCTGCCCGGCGAATACGGCGGCACCCGCCTGACCATCGAGCAGCGCATCGCCGGCGAGGAGGCCCCGGAGGACGCCTCTGGCATCGGCGGCGTCGGCTGGATCGTCATCAAGGGCCGCCCGATCCTCATGCGCGCCCTCTACGTCGACCTCTCCGGCCACGACGCCGAGCGCAACCTCGCCGCCCTCTTCCCCGACACCGTCCAGCACCTGACCCCCTACGAGATCCAGAAACTCGACGAGCTCGGCCTCCTCGGCGACTGGAACGCCCCCGACCTCGACGACGAGGACGAGGGCAGCGACGAGGACTGGGACGGCGACTCCGGCACCCGCCGCAGGAAGCCCAAGGCGGCCAAGGCCGGCGCCAAAACGGGTACGCAGCGCAAGGTCCCGACAGCGGCGGACCGGGTCGCCTCCTTCCTCGACATGCTCCCGGACGCCGACCGGCAGATGGTCATCGACGCCGTCACCGGCGACGGTGTCACAGCCGAGGCCGCGGCCGCCGCCTACGCCGCCCACACCCACACCTGA
- a CDS encoding DUF3307 domain-containing protein, with product MFATIFVLLYVGHLLADYPFQTDHQAKHKAGCDRTGWTANIAHAATHVLLCGAALGLGALLLDDVTLSASPTAAALLWIGATHGFIDRRWPVARWMKLARQEGWAQHGGAAHVDQTAHVSALLLAALALAA from the coding sequence GTGTTCGCCACGATTTTCGTCCTGCTGTACGTCGGCCACCTCCTGGCCGACTACCCCTTCCAGACCGACCACCAGGCCAAGCACAAGGCAGGCTGCGACCGGACCGGGTGGACCGCCAACATCGCCCACGCCGCCACCCACGTGCTGCTGTGCGGTGCCGCCCTCGGCCTCGGCGCCCTCCTCCTGGACGACGTGACGCTCTCCGCCTCGCCGACCGCCGCAGCCCTCCTCTGGATCGGGGCCACCCACGGGTTCATCGATCGGCGCTGGCCCGTGGCCCGCTGGATGAAGCTGGCCCGACAGGAGGGCTGGGCCCAGCACGGGGGCGCAGCCCATGTCGACCAGACCGCACACGTATCCGCCCTGCTGCTGGCCGCCCTTGCGCTCGCCGCCTGA
- a CDS encoding HNH endonuclease signature motif containing protein, with protein MSSGTMRSLKKRVTARDNDSCYVCGRERDEGEIYDLEHKRPISQGGAARDMENLGLICADCHAIKSKAEAAEANRIKIERRRQAEG; from the coding sequence ATGAGCTCGGGCACGATGCGCTCGCTCAAGAAGCGCGTGACTGCACGTGACAATGACAGCTGTTACGTGTGTGGCCGAGAACGCGACGAGGGTGAGATCTACGACCTCGAGCACAAGCGGCCCATCAGCCAGGGCGGAGCAGCGCGGGACATGGAGAACCTGGGGCTCATCTGCGCCGACTGCCACGCGATCAAGTCCAAGGCTGAAGCGGCCGAGGCCAACAGGATCAAGATCGAACGAAGGCGGCAAGCCGAGGGGTAG
- a CDS encoding phage terminase small subunit P27 family, with protein sequence MATAQPAALKLIKGRAPGKDTAGREVNLGPAFRRIAPEPPDWLSEEAAAEWRRVVPGLTRLDILKEEDRAVLVAYCETWSTYVGAIRQQHSEGLTIEARQGTLAHPAVGIARNAGRELRSFAAHFGLTPSSEQALARGADDAGEDDNPFA encoded by the coding sequence ATGGCCACAGCCCAGCCTGCCGCCCTGAAGCTGATCAAGGGGCGGGCGCCCGGCAAGGACACGGCCGGCCGGGAGGTCAACCTGGGCCCGGCCTTCCGGCGGATCGCCCCCGAGCCTCCCGACTGGCTGTCGGAGGAGGCGGCGGCCGAGTGGCGGCGCGTCGTCCCGGGCCTGACCCGCCTGGACATCCTCAAGGAGGAGGACCGGGCCGTCCTGGTCGCCTACTGCGAGACATGGTCCACCTACGTGGGCGCCATCCGGCAGCAGCACAGCGAGGGCCTGACCATCGAGGCGCGGCAGGGCACCCTCGCGCACCCGGCGGTGGGGATCGCCCGCAACGCGGGCCGTGAGCTCCGGAGCTTCGCGGCCCACTTCGGCCTGACCCCCTCGTCGGAGCAGGCGCTCGCGAGGGGGGCCGACGATGCCGGCGAGGACGACAACCCGTTCGCGTAA
- a CDS encoding terminase large subunit: protein MPARTTTRSRKGAARPGPDLERLKLSPEVAWYLEDRGIPLPDCPPLIQTPSPGEAPGAVFDPDRVDKVIRAFSLLRHTQGQWAGQPLKPDPWQVAYILAPVFGWVRWDEDAQSYVRIVRELYVDVPRKNGKSTLAGGLAIYMTCADGEQGAQVITAATTKEQAGFVFEPVRKLAEAAPSLKKHVLPLKDKILHKRSGSYFKPIASVAGAQHGANIHCAIVDELHEHKTPELVETIETGTGSRRQPLVCIITTADSGKRESVYDRKRKRVEQLARRVFTAPSVYGVVWAAERDDDPHVEATWRKANPGYGVSPTRSYLQAKSDEAKQSPADLAKFLRLHLGRRTKQETKFLTMESWLANAGMVDEAALVGREAYGGLDLAATSDLLALCWLFPDDERGGYDAIWRLWTPEDNVDRLDQRTAGAASVWVREGLLVATPGNVADYDYIQQQIERDLVAFDVRSLGFDPWSAVPLTNELAKVDAPMVKVRQGFVTMSPPLKELQRLLLKGTPETPQVRHGGNPAVTWMVDNLAVAMDPAGNVKPDKARSAEKIDAVSALVTALSEAMTREAPQASAYDDGDLMVL from the coding sequence ATGCCGGCGAGGACGACAACCCGTTCGCGTAAGGGCGCGGCCCGGCCGGGGCCCGACCTGGAGCGGCTGAAGCTCTCGCCCGAGGTGGCCTGGTACCTCGAGGACCGCGGAATCCCGCTTCCGGACTGCCCACCGCTCATTCAGACCCCATCACCGGGTGAGGCGCCGGGCGCGGTCTTCGACCCGGACCGCGTCGACAAGGTGATCCGCGCCTTCTCCCTGCTGCGGCACACGCAGGGCCAGTGGGCTGGCCAGCCTCTGAAGCCGGACCCGTGGCAGGTCGCGTACATCCTGGCGCCGGTGTTCGGCTGGGTCCGCTGGGACGAGGACGCCCAGTCCTATGTGCGGATCGTTCGCGAGCTGTACGTGGACGTGCCCAGAAAGAACGGCAAATCCACCCTGGCCGGCGGCCTCGCTATCTACATGACGTGCGCGGACGGCGAGCAGGGCGCGCAGGTCATCACCGCGGCCACCACCAAGGAGCAGGCTGGCTTCGTCTTCGAGCCGGTCCGGAAGCTCGCCGAGGCGGCGCCGTCGCTGAAGAAGCATGTGCTGCCGCTGAAGGACAAGATCCTGCACAAGCGCTCCGGCTCGTACTTCAAGCCGATCGCGTCCGTGGCCGGTGCCCAGCACGGCGCCAACATCCACTGCGCGATCGTCGACGAGCTGCACGAGCACAAGACGCCTGAGTTGGTCGAGACGATCGAGACGGGCACGGGCTCCCGCCGGCAGCCGCTGGTGTGCATCATCACCACCGCGGACTCGGGCAAGCGGGAGTCGGTGTACGACCGGAAGCGCAAGCGGGTGGAGCAGCTGGCCCGCCGGGTGTTCACGGCGCCGTCGGTGTACGGGGTGGTGTGGGCGGCCGAGCGGGATGACGACCCGCATGTAGAGGCGACCTGGCGGAAGGCCAACCCCGGTTACGGCGTTTCGCCGACCCGCTCCTACCTGCAGGCCAAGTCCGACGAGGCCAAGCAGTCTCCGGCCGACCTTGCGAAGTTCCTGCGCCTGCATCTGGGGCGGCGGACGAAGCAGGAGACGAAGTTCCTGACCATGGAGTCCTGGCTCGCCAACGCCGGCATGGTCGACGAGGCAGCCTTGGTCGGCCGGGAGGCCTACGGAGGCCTGGACCTGGCAGCCACGTCCGACCTCCTGGCGCTGTGCTGGCTCTTCCCGGACGACGAGCGCGGCGGCTACGACGCGATCTGGCGGCTGTGGACGCCGGAGGACAACGTTGACCGGCTCGACCAGCGGACCGCCGGCGCCGCATCGGTGTGGGTCCGCGAGGGGCTGCTCGTCGCGACGCCGGGGAACGTGGCCGACTACGACTACATCCAGCAGCAGATCGAGCGGGATCTCGTCGCCTTCGATGTGCGCAGCCTGGGCTTCGACCCGTGGTCGGCGGTGCCGTTGACTAATGAGCTGGCCAAGGTGGACGCGCCGATGGTCAAGGTCCGCCAGGGTTTCGTGACGATGTCCCCGCCGCTGAAGGAGTTGCAGCGGCTGCTCCTCAAGGGCACGCCCGAGACGCCGCAGGTACGGCACGGAGGCAATCCGGCAGTCACGTGGATGGTCGACAACCTGGCCGTCGCCATGGACCCGGCCGGCAACGTGAAGCCGGACAAGGCCCGGTCGGCGGAGAAGATCGACGCCGTGTCGGCCCTGGTGACCGCGCTGTCCGAGGCGATGACGCGCGAGGCGCCGCAGGCGAGTGCCTACGACGACGGCGACCTGATGGTCCTGTGA
- a CDS encoding phage portal protein: MAFVVSQGQLSGVSVAPLTAAPAYVRLADGVYSEYGQLYRCQPQVRTVISFLARNIAQLGLHCYRRVSDTDRERLTDHPLARILAAPGARLTRYRLIERLVSDCAIYDTAFWVKVRMDSGELLGVIPVPAPRMEIRGDSWLEPEEFVVHGSRGELKLTPDDVVHFHGYDPDDLRSGSSPMDALRALLQEEFEATRSREQMWRNGGRMSGVLTRPADAPKWDPTSRARFGESWKAYTAGGGSAGGTPILEDGMQYEQLALDPAKAQYIEARKLTREEVAAAYHIPLPMVGILDHATFSNIKEQHQQLYQDTLGPWLTMIQEEIGLQLIPDLPDSDGVYVEFNLQEKLRGSFEEQASMLQTAVGAPWLLRNEARARMNLPAIDGGDDLVTPMNVLVGGMASPTDTAPEPADLPKARGRLVLMKAAPERPDLGSFDEERDEFTAALERWTKRQFTALERRASGKAGGVPDLEGWWAEGAENRLTELSSLIADHGYRIAQLAAWGVLADFNPEAAGWDPEVMLPWLLAAAETHASQHEDAGKKAVAAVDDEGDGWQANLAHAGQVWTSAATVRALTASAEACGFGSHDAAGASGLKKKVWRTGGTNPRPSHRAQDGEAVSLDDVFSNGLRWPGDGQGKAEETAGCKCRLDYATE; this comes from the coding sequence ATGGCCTTTGTCGTCTCCCAGGGGCAGCTGTCTGGGGTGTCGGTGGCACCGCTGACGGCGGCGCCGGCCTACGTGAGGCTCGCGGACGGGGTCTACAGCGAGTACGGGCAGCTGTACCGCTGCCAGCCGCAGGTGCGGACCGTGATCTCGTTCCTGGCGCGGAACATCGCCCAGCTCGGCCTGCACTGCTACCGGCGTGTGTCGGACACCGACCGCGAGCGCCTCACGGACCACCCGCTGGCACGAATCCTCGCGGCACCGGGCGCCAGGCTCACCCGCTACCGGCTGATCGAGCGCCTGGTGTCGGACTGTGCCATCTACGACACGGCGTTCTGGGTCAAGGTGCGCATGGACTCGGGGGAACTGCTCGGGGTCATCCCGGTGCCGGCGCCGAGGATGGAGATCCGTGGGGACTCCTGGCTGGAGCCCGAGGAGTTCGTCGTGCATGGCTCTCGAGGCGAGCTGAAACTCACGCCCGACGACGTGGTCCATTTCCACGGCTACGACCCGGACGACCTGCGGTCGGGATCGTCGCCGATGGACGCCCTGCGGGCCCTGTTGCAGGAGGAGTTCGAGGCGACGCGGTCGCGCGAGCAGATGTGGCGGAACGGCGGCCGGATGTCGGGAGTCCTGACCCGCCCGGCCGACGCCCCGAAGTGGGATCCAACCTCTCGTGCACGCTTCGGGGAGTCCTGGAAGGCGTACACGGCCGGCGGCGGATCTGCTGGCGGCACGCCGATCCTCGAGGACGGCATGCAGTATGAGCAGCTGGCGCTCGATCCAGCGAAGGCCCAGTACATCGAGGCCCGCAAGCTCACCCGCGAAGAAGTGGCGGCGGCCTACCACATCCCGCTTCCCATGGTCGGGATCCTGGATCATGCGACGTTCTCCAACATCAAAGAGCAGCACCAGCAGCTCTACCAGGACACCCTCGGCCCCTGGCTGACGATGATCCAGGAAGAGATTGGCCTGCAGCTCATCCCGGACCTGCCGGACTCCGACGGCGTCTACGTCGAGTTCAACTTGCAGGAGAAGCTGCGCGGCTCCTTCGAGGAGCAGGCCTCGATGCTGCAGACCGCGGTCGGCGCGCCCTGGCTGCTGCGGAACGAGGCGCGGGCCCGCATGAACCTGCCCGCGATCGACGGCGGTGACGACCTCGTCACTCCGATGAACGTCTTGGTGGGCGGCATGGCGTCGCCAACGGACACGGCTCCGGAGCCGGCGGACCTCCCAAAAGCGCGGGGCCGCCTGGTGCTGATGAAGGCAGCCCCGGAGCGGCCGGACCTCGGCTCCTTCGACGAGGAGCGTGACGAGTTCACCGCCGCGTTGGAGCGCTGGACCAAGCGGCAGTTCACCGCGCTGGAGCGACGGGCGTCCGGCAAGGCGGGCGGCGTCCCGGACCTGGAAGGCTGGTGGGCCGAAGGGGCGGAGAACCGGCTGACCGAGCTGTCCTCGCTGATCGCGGACCACGGATACCGGATCGCCCAGCTCGCCGCCTGGGGTGTGCTCGCCGACTTCAACCCGGAGGCGGCCGGCTGGGACCCCGAGGTCATGCTGCCGTGGCTCCTGGCCGCCGCCGAGACGCACGCCTCGCAGCACGAGGACGCTGGCAAGAAGGCTGTTGCCGCGGTCGACGACGAAGGCGACGGCTGGCAGGCGAACCTCGCCCATGCCGGTCAGGTGTGGACGTCGGCGGCCACTGTCCGCGCGCTGACGGCATCCGCGGAGGCCTGCGGGTTCGGCTCGCACGATGCCGCTGGCGCGTCCGGACTGAAGAAGAAGGTTTGGCGTACCGGCGGCACGAACCCGCGCCCTTCTCACCGCGCACAGGACGGCGAGGCGGTCAGCCTCGACGACGTCTTCAGCAACGGCCTCCGGTGGCCCGGCGACGGCCAGGGCAAAGCGGAAGAAACAGCAGGCTGCAAGTGCCGTCTCGACTACGCAACGGAGTGA
- a CDS encoding HK97 family phage prohead protease has product MRIKSCPVRIKAAGENEGTDDGVFEAIVAAYNVDSVGDKIMPGAFGETLNEWKSSGNPIPVLWSHMSHDPDYHIGEVLEAEERPEGLWVKARIDLDSPKAAQVYKLLKGRRVTQFSFAYDVLDGGPAKGKADEGEEGEAFELRKLKLYEVGPTLIGANQATELLDVKSADGATMRVAVEGSVAQAEELRQALTGAMAAKAGRTLSQKNEQRVKEIARLAKELLDSLTSSNDDDEKATPTPPETSSPQVTPAAKKAPAGPSPASLRQLADLQALEAEVSTLTG; this is encoded by the coding sequence ATGCGAATCAAGAGCTGCCCCGTGCGCATCAAGGCGGCGGGCGAGAACGAAGGCACCGACGACGGCGTGTTCGAGGCGATCGTCGCCGCGTACAACGTCGACTCCGTCGGCGACAAGATCATGCCTGGCGCCTTCGGGGAAACCCTCAACGAATGGAAGAGCAGCGGGAACCCGATCCCGGTCCTCTGGTCCCACATGTCCCACGACCCGGACTACCACATCGGCGAAGTCCTGGAGGCCGAGGAGCGCCCGGAAGGGCTCTGGGTGAAGGCCCGCATCGACCTGGACTCGCCGAAGGCCGCCCAGGTCTACAAGCTCCTCAAGGGGCGGCGGGTAACCCAGTTCAGCTTCGCCTACGACGTCCTGGACGGCGGTCCTGCCAAGGGCAAGGCCGACGAGGGGGAAGAGGGCGAGGCCTTCGAGCTGCGGAAGCTCAAGTTGTACGAGGTCGGGCCGACCCTGATCGGCGCCAACCAGGCCACCGAGCTGCTGGACGTGAAGTCCGCCGACGGGGCCACCATGCGCGTCGCGGTCGAGGGTTCCGTGGCGCAGGCCGAAGAACTTCGCCAGGCCCTGACGGGGGCCATGGCGGCGAAGGCTGGGCGCACGCTCAGCCAGAAGAACGAGCAGCGCGTGAAGGAGATTGCGCGCCTCGCCAAGGAGCTGCTGGACTCCCTGACTTCCAGCAACGATGACGATGAGAAGGCCACGCCGACCCCGCCCGAGACCTCCTCGCCCCAGGTGACACCTGCGGCCAAGAAGGCTCCGGCCGGCCCGAGCCCCGCCTCGCTCCGTCAGCTCGCCGACCTCCAGGCCCTCGAGGCCGAGGTCTCCACGCTTACGGGATGA
- a CDS encoding phage major capsid protein: MTVKTEELTDELVHHLKEAREIAAKAEAEDRDFTDTERTQLNEHMAKAKEAKVGLEKAKATNTMRQALADLGDGVELNEKSGERRTPSGLIVPPAGKSLGETFTESPEFAGLMAQAPRGGFGQKSRVQSLPVGYKSLVTGASDTSAGAWVTNDYLGQRVGLDLFQRPLRLRDVVTNGRTSSDTVEYVRITSTTNNAAPVAEATSSAAPTAPGGAGALVLNAGGGYKPESALAAAKVTTPVRTIAHWIPITKRALSDASQIRTLIDSFLRYGLEEELEDQMISGDGTGENFDGLGNVSGVQAQAWDTNVLTTLRKAKTKVRTVGRSVANAYLLNPADLETVDLLQDNEGRFYFGGPSGVGSASVLWGLPVIETEAVPAGTGYVGDFRKAILWDREQASITVTDTHADFFIRNLVAILAEMRAAFGIIQPSAFVEVDLTA; this comes from the coding sequence ATGACCGTCAAGACCGAGGAGCTCACCGACGAGCTCGTCCACCACCTGAAGGAAGCCCGCGAGATCGCGGCCAAGGCTGAGGCCGAGGACCGCGACTTCACGGACACCGAGCGCACCCAGCTCAACGAGCACATGGCCAAGGCCAAGGAAGCCAAGGTCGGCCTGGAGAAGGCCAAGGCGACCAACACCATGCGCCAGGCCCTCGCGGACCTCGGCGACGGCGTCGAGCTGAACGAGAAGAGCGGCGAGCGCCGCACCCCCTCGGGCCTGATCGTGCCGCCCGCGGGCAAGTCGCTCGGCGAGACGTTCACCGAGTCCCCGGAGTTCGCCGGGCTCATGGCGCAGGCCCCACGTGGCGGGTTCGGCCAGAAGTCCCGCGTCCAGTCCCTGCCCGTCGGCTACAAGAGTCTGGTCACCGGAGCCTCGGACACCTCCGCCGGCGCCTGGGTGACCAACGACTACCTCGGCCAGCGCGTCGGCCTCGACCTCTTCCAGCGCCCACTGCGCCTGCGCGACGTCGTCACCAACGGGCGCACCAGCTCGGACACCGTCGAGTACGTGCGGATCACCTCAACGACCAACAACGCGGCCCCGGTCGCCGAAGCGACATCCTCGGCGGCACCCACGGCTCCGGGTGGAGCCGGCGCGCTGGTACTCAACGCAGGTGGCGGCTACAAGCCCGAGTCCGCACTCGCTGCGGCCAAGGTCACGACCCCGGTCCGGACGATCGCGCACTGGATCCCGATCACCAAGCGGGCCCTGTCCGACGCCAGCCAGATCCGCACTCTCATCGACTCCTTCCTGAGGTACGGCCTCGAGGAGGAGCTCGAGGACCAGATGATCTCCGGCGACGGCACCGGGGAGAACTTCGACGGCCTCGGCAACGTGTCCGGCGTGCAGGCACAGGCCTGGGACACCAACGTGCTCACCACCCTGCGCAAGGCCAAGACGAAGGTCAGGACCGTGGGGCGCAGCGTCGCGAACGCCTACCTGCTCAACCCGGCCGACCTCGAGACGGTTGACCTGCTGCAGGACAACGAGGGGCGCTTCTACTTCGGCGGCCCCTCGGGCGTCGGCTCGGCGTCCGTGCTGTGGGGCCTGCCGGTCATCGAGACGGAAGCCGTCCCGGCCGGCACCGGCTACGTGGGCGACTTCCGCAAGGCCATCCTCTGGGACCGCGAGCAGGCCTCGATCACCGTCACGGACACCCACGCGGACTTCTTCATCCGCAACCTCGTCGCGATCCTCGCCGAGATGCGCGCGGCCTTCGGGATCATCCAGCCGTCCGCGTTCGTCGAGGTCGACCTGACCGCCTGA
- a CDS encoding mobile element protein: MTADYLADPEELAVWLPVGADDPKLLVALSAASRRFRGAVRHPVSLVAAETIVLDGSGALSLLLPAAPVTDVASVTVDGQTLTAGTDYTWSADGYLHRMGCAWPSTLRSVTVVYSHGYADIPGDIQEVVIDQARAMYAILPGVQQQTVGAQSVTFGVQAATGVTAQWAAAVERYQLNRGERP; the protein is encoded by the coding sequence GTGACGGCTGACTACCTCGCCGACCCTGAAGAGCTCGCCGTTTGGCTTCCGGTCGGCGCGGACGACCCCAAGCTCCTCGTTGCGCTGAGTGCTGCCTCACGCCGCTTCCGTGGCGCGGTCCGGCATCCGGTGTCCCTGGTCGCTGCCGAGACGATCGTCCTCGACGGCAGCGGCGCCCTGTCCCTGCTCCTGCCGGCCGCCCCCGTCACGGACGTGGCGTCCGTGACGGTCGACGGGCAGACCCTGACGGCCGGCACGGACTACACCTGGTCCGCCGACGGATACCTGCACCGCATGGGCTGCGCGTGGCCGTCGACCCTGCGGTCGGTGACCGTCGTCTACAGCCACGGCTACGCCGACATCCCTGGCGACATCCAGGAGGTGGTCATCGACCAGGCGCGCGCCATGTACGCGATCCTGCCCGGGGTTCAGCAGCAGACGGTCGGTGCCCAGTCGGTCACGTTCGGAGTGCAGGCCGCAACCGGCGTGACCGCCCAGTGGGCGGCTGCGGTCGAGCGGTACCAGCTCAACCGAGGTGAACGCCCGTGA